The proteins below are encoded in one region of Styela clava chromosome 4, kaStyClav1.hap1.2, whole genome shotgun sequence:
- the LOC120326275 gene encoding glucose-6-phosphate exchanger SLC37A2-like isoform X3 has product MASIPPIVRLIRSFQCTCGSIRDCLYRYSVLILTFMFYTSYHLSRKPISIVKGELHRNCSNISEGYNIYFGSHSGIQLLHQAPEYSHNNSYRTSNDTWCDWAPFDKPNYKSLYGALDYAFLFTYAIAMFISGYVGERMPLRYFLGFGMIFCGIFTSLFGFGHFWNIHALWFYILVQVLNGFFQTTGWPGVVAAVGKWFGKGRRGFIMGVWNSHTSVGNILGSIIAAKYVQTEWAWSFIVPGIIIGSMGILCLLTLVEHPEDVGCSPPVHQIDEPSTSRSFYQPIPTSEQDDADQQYIVNGFEDASVLRRSSTENLIGDPNLNPESKPREEKAVGILTAVLIPGVIEFSLCLLFAKLVSYTFLFWLPLYIQNNSNLDVKQSGLMSTLFDIGGIVGGITAGVISDAAGDRAVTCGFMLIIGAVLMFLYNAFGNVSNTINIVLLLITGAFVNGPYALITTAVSADLGTHSVLEGNSKALATVTAIIDGTGSIGAAIGPLLTGIISPHGWNKVFYMLIASNIAACLLLTRLIIKEISGWSCCKRTSPRIEENHIPKV; this is encoded by the exons ATGGCTTCCATTCCTCCAATTGTACGATTAATACGTTCTTTTCAATGCACTTGTGGAAGTATTAGAGATTGCTT atACCGTTATTCCGTATTGATCTTGACTTTTATGTTCTATACTTCATATCATCTTAGCAGAAAACCAATAAGTATTGTCAAG GGTGAATTACACAgaaattgttcaaatatatcTGAAGGATACAACATATATTTTGGTTCACATTCGGGAATCCAATTATTACACCAAGCCCCAGAGTACAGTCATAATAACTCATATCGAACAAGTAATGACACTTGGTGTGACTGGGCTCCTTTTG aCAAACCAAACTACAAATCGTTGTATGGTGCTCTTGATTATGCATTTCTTTTCACTTATGCTATTGCCATGTTTATCAG CGGATATGTTGGTGAGCGAATGCCATTGCGTTACTTTCTTGGATTTGGGATGATATTTTGTGGAATTTTCACGTCTTTGTTTGGATTTGGACATTTCTGGAATATACATGCATTATGGTTTTATATATTAGTCCAG GTTCTCAATGGATTTTTTCAAACAACTGGATGGCCTGGTGTGGTAGCCGCAGTTGGTAAATGGTTTGGAAAAGGAAG GAGAGGATTTATCATGGGCGTTTGGAACTCTCATACCTCAGTAGGAAATATTTTAGGCTCCATAATCGCTGCAAAATATGTACAAACTGAGTGGGCATGGTCATTTATAGTGCCAGGAATTATCATTGGTTCTATGGGAATATTATGCCTTCTTACCCTCGTGGAAC ACCCAGAGGATGTTGGATGTTCACCTCCTGTACATCAAATTGATGAACCTTCGACCTCAAGATCATTTTATCAACCTATTCCTACATCAGAACAA GATGATGCTGATCAGCAATACATTGTTAATGGTTTTGAAGATGCTTCAGTATTAAGAAGATCGTCTACAGAAAACTTAATAGGCGATCCAAATCTGAACCCAGAAAGCAAACCAAGAGAAGAAAAAGCTGTAGGAATTCTCACTGCAGTTCTTATTCCT GGTGTAATTGAATTTTCGCTGTGTTTGTTATTTGCAAAGTTGGTCAGTTACACATTCTTATTTTGGCTTCcattatatatacaaaataact CCAACTTGGATGTAAAACAATCTGGACTTATGAGTACATTGTTTGATATTGGTGGAATAGTTGGAGGAATAACGGCAGGAGTTATATCTGATGCTGCTGGAGATCGTGCTGTCACATGCGGATTTATGCTGATCATAGGCGCTGTTCTG ATGTTTCTTTATAATGCATTTGGTAATGTTAGTAAtacaataaatattgttttacttCTTATTACCGGTGCATTTGTCAATGGACCTTACGCTCTCATCACCACTGCTGTATCTGCTGATTTAGGAACACATTCAG TTTTAGAGGGAAATTCAAAAGCCCTGGCTACTGTTACTGCTATAATAGATGGAACAGGGTCTATTG gtGCTGCTATTGGTCCTTTATTAACAGGAATCATTTCACCACATGGTTGGAATAAAGTATTTTATATGTTAATTGCATCCAACATAGCTGCTTGCTTG CTGCTGACAAGGCTAATCATAAAAGAAATAAGTGGATGGAGTTGTTGTAAAAGAACATCACCCAG AATTGAAGAAAATCATATTCCCAAAGTTTAA
- the LOC120326275 gene encoding glucose-6-phosphate exchanger SLC37A2-like isoform X1: protein MASIPPIVRLIRSFQCTCGSIRDCLYRYSVLILTFMFYTSYHLSRKPISIVKGELHRNCSNISEGYNIYFGSHSGIQLLHQAPEYSHNNSYRTSNDTWCDWAPFDKPNYKSLYGALDYAFLFTYAIAMFISGYVGERMPLRYFLGFGMIFCGIFTSLFGFGHFWNIHALWFYILVQVLNGFFQTTGWPGVVAAVGKWFGKGRRGFIMGVWNSHTSVGNILGSIIAAKYVQTEWAWSFIVPGIIIGSMGILCLLTLVEHPEDVGCSPPVHQIDEPSTSRSFYQPIPTSEQDDADQQYIVNGFEDASVLRRSSTENLIGDPNLNPESKPREEKAVGILTAVLIPGVIEFSLCLLFAKLVSYTFLFWLPLYIQNNSNLDVKQSGLMSTLFDIGGIVGGITAGVISDAAGDRAVTCGFMLIIGAVLMFLYNAFGNVSNTINIVLLLITGAFVNGPYALITTAVSADLGTHSVLEGNSKALATVTAIIDGTGSIGAAIGPLLTGIISPHGWNKVFYMLIASNIAACLLLTRLIIKEISGWSCCKRTSPRCICRCFCWLFIRRFKILCCRQTARTLDHHFK, encoded by the exons ATGGCTTCCATTCCTCCAATTGTACGATTAATACGTTCTTTTCAATGCACTTGTGGAAGTATTAGAGATTGCTT atACCGTTATTCCGTATTGATCTTGACTTTTATGTTCTATACTTCATATCATCTTAGCAGAAAACCAATAAGTATTGTCAAG GGTGAATTACACAgaaattgttcaaatatatcTGAAGGATACAACATATATTTTGGTTCACATTCGGGAATCCAATTATTACACCAAGCCCCAGAGTACAGTCATAATAACTCATATCGAACAAGTAATGACACTTGGTGTGACTGGGCTCCTTTTG aCAAACCAAACTACAAATCGTTGTATGGTGCTCTTGATTATGCATTTCTTTTCACTTATGCTATTGCCATGTTTATCAG CGGATATGTTGGTGAGCGAATGCCATTGCGTTACTTTCTTGGATTTGGGATGATATTTTGTGGAATTTTCACGTCTTTGTTTGGATTTGGACATTTCTGGAATATACATGCATTATGGTTTTATATATTAGTCCAG GTTCTCAATGGATTTTTTCAAACAACTGGATGGCCTGGTGTGGTAGCCGCAGTTGGTAAATGGTTTGGAAAAGGAAG GAGAGGATTTATCATGGGCGTTTGGAACTCTCATACCTCAGTAGGAAATATTTTAGGCTCCATAATCGCTGCAAAATATGTACAAACTGAGTGGGCATGGTCATTTATAGTGCCAGGAATTATCATTGGTTCTATGGGAATATTATGCCTTCTTACCCTCGTGGAAC ACCCAGAGGATGTTGGATGTTCACCTCCTGTACATCAAATTGATGAACCTTCGACCTCAAGATCATTTTATCAACCTATTCCTACATCAGAACAA GATGATGCTGATCAGCAATACATTGTTAATGGTTTTGAAGATGCTTCAGTATTAAGAAGATCGTCTACAGAAAACTTAATAGGCGATCCAAATCTGAACCCAGAAAGCAAACCAAGAGAAGAAAAAGCTGTAGGAATTCTCACTGCAGTTCTTATTCCT GGTGTAATTGAATTTTCGCTGTGTTTGTTATTTGCAAAGTTGGTCAGTTACACATTCTTATTTTGGCTTCcattatatatacaaaataact CCAACTTGGATGTAAAACAATCTGGACTTATGAGTACATTGTTTGATATTGGTGGAATAGTTGGAGGAATAACGGCAGGAGTTATATCTGATGCTGCTGGAGATCGTGCTGTCACATGCGGATTTATGCTGATCATAGGCGCTGTTCTG ATGTTTCTTTATAATGCATTTGGTAATGTTAGTAAtacaataaatattgttttacttCTTATTACCGGTGCATTTGTCAATGGACCTTACGCTCTCATCACCACTGCTGTATCTGCTGATTTAGGAACACATTCAG TTTTAGAGGGAAATTCAAAAGCCCTGGCTACTGTTACTGCTATAATAGATGGAACAGGGTCTATTG gtGCTGCTATTGGTCCTTTATTAACAGGAATCATTTCACCACATGGTTGGAATAAAGTATTTTATATGTTAATTGCATCCAACATAGCTGCTTGCTTG CTGCTGACAAGGCTAATCATAAAAGAAATAAGTGGATGGAGTTGTTGTAAAAGAACATCACCCAG ATGCATATGTAGATGTTTTTGTTGGTTGTTCATTCGACGTTTCAAAATCCTCTGTTGCCGGCAAACAGCTAGAACACTTGATCATCATTTTAAGTAA
- the LOC120326275 gene encoding glucose-6-phosphate exchanger SLC37A2-like isoform X2, which produces MASIPPIVRLIRSFQCTCGSIRDCLYRYSVLILTFMFYTSYHLSRKPISIVKGELHRNCSNISEGYNIYFGSHSGIQLLHQAPEYSHNNSYRTSNDTWCDWAPFDKPNYKSLYGALDYAFLFTYAIAMFISGYVGERMPLRYFLGFGMIFCGIFTSLFGFGHFWNIHALWFYILVQVLNGFFQTTGWPGVVAAVGKWFGKGRRGFIMGVWNSHTSVGNILGSIIAAKYVQTEWAWSFIVPGIIIGSMGILCLLTLVEHPEDVGCSPPVHQIDEPSTSRSFYQPIPTSEQDDADQQYIVNGFEDASVLRRSSTENLIGDPNLNPESKPREEKAVGILTAVLIPGVIEFSLCLLFAKLVSYTFLFWLPLYIQNNSNLDVKQSGLMSTLFDIGGIVGGITAGVISDAAGDRAVTCGFMLIIGAVLMFLYNAFGNVSNTINIVLLLITGAFVNGPYALITTAVSADLGTHSVLEGNSKALATVTAIIDGTGSIGAAIGPLLTGIISPHGWNKVFYMLIASNIAACLLLTRLIIKEISGWSCCKRTSPRSLFAEVAVKE; this is translated from the exons ATGGCTTCCATTCCTCCAATTGTACGATTAATACGTTCTTTTCAATGCACTTGTGGAAGTATTAGAGATTGCTT atACCGTTATTCCGTATTGATCTTGACTTTTATGTTCTATACTTCATATCATCTTAGCAGAAAACCAATAAGTATTGTCAAG GGTGAATTACACAgaaattgttcaaatatatcTGAAGGATACAACATATATTTTGGTTCACATTCGGGAATCCAATTATTACACCAAGCCCCAGAGTACAGTCATAATAACTCATATCGAACAAGTAATGACACTTGGTGTGACTGGGCTCCTTTTG aCAAACCAAACTACAAATCGTTGTATGGTGCTCTTGATTATGCATTTCTTTTCACTTATGCTATTGCCATGTTTATCAG CGGATATGTTGGTGAGCGAATGCCATTGCGTTACTTTCTTGGATTTGGGATGATATTTTGTGGAATTTTCACGTCTTTGTTTGGATTTGGACATTTCTGGAATATACATGCATTATGGTTTTATATATTAGTCCAG GTTCTCAATGGATTTTTTCAAACAACTGGATGGCCTGGTGTGGTAGCCGCAGTTGGTAAATGGTTTGGAAAAGGAAG GAGAGGATTTATCATGGGCGTTTGGAACTCTCATACCTCAGTAGGAAATATTTTAGGCTCCATAATCGCTGCAAAATATGTACAAACTGAGTGGGCATGGTCATTTATAGTGCCAGGAATTATCATTGGTTCTATGGGAATATTATGCCTTCTTACCCTCGTGGAAC ACCCAGAGGATGTTGGATGTTCACCTCCTGTACATCAAATTGATGAACCTTCGACCTCAAGATCATTTTATCAACCTATTCCTACATCAGAACAA GATGATGCTGATCAGCAATACATTGTTAATGGTTTTGAAGATGCTTCAGTATTAAGAAGATCGTCTACAGAAAACTTAATAGGCGATCCAAATCTGAACCCAGAAAGCAAACCAAGAGAAGAAAAAGCTGTAGGAATTCTCACTGCAGTTCTTATTCCT GGTGTAATTGAATTTTCGCTGTGTTTGTTATTTGCAAAGTTGGTCAGTTACACATTCTTATTTTGGCTTCcattatatatacaaaataact CCAACTTGGATGTAAAACAATCTGGACTTATGAGTACATTGTTTGATATTGGTGGAATAGTTGGAGGAATAACGGCAGGAGTTATATCTGATGCTGCTGGAGATCGTGCTGTCACATGCGGATTTATGCTGATCATAGGCGCTGTTCTG ATGTTTCTTTATAATGCATTTGGTAATGTTAGTAAtacaataaatattgttttacttCTTATTACCGGTGCATTTGTCAATGGACCTTACGCTCTCATCACCACTGCTGTATCTGCTGATTTAGGAACACATTCAG TTTTAGAGGGAAATTCAAAAGCCCTGGCTACTGTTACTGCTATAATAGATGGAACAGGGTCTATTG gtGCTGCTATTGGTCCTTTATTAACAGGAATCATTTCACCACATGGTTGGAATAAAGTATTTTATATGTTAATTGCATCCAACATAGCTGCTTGCTTG CTGCTGACAAGGCTAATCATAAAAGAAATAAGTGGATGGAGTTGTTGTAAAAGAACATCACCCAG atCACTTTTTGCAGAAGTTGCTGTAAAGGAATAG
- the LOC120325985 gene encoding THO complex subunit 4-like, with the protein MGDKIDLSLDDIISQNKKGRGGRRGGSGGGRGRFGGRGGARRDGRRGGGAGGGRRGGRPAPYKRSGGVPDDKWDHDMYSGGGGAGPVRRTGGARGNIGGTGKLLVSNLDFGVSDQDITELFSEFGAMRKSAIHYDKSGRSMGSADVIFERRADAVKAMQQYNGVPLDGRAMEIRLVDGSGNVSGGTRAQGGLGSRVGPKNQGGGRGGGGRRGGGGAGRGRGRGGGRGRQAKENVSAEELDKQLDDYISKMETE; encoded by the exons ATGGGTGACAAAATTGATCTGTCTTTGGATGACATTATTTCTCAAAACAAGAAGGGTAGAGGTGGGCGAAGAGGAGGTAGCGGTGGAGGAAGAGGGCGTTTCGGCGGACGGGGAG GAGCCAGAAGAGATGGAAGGAGAGGAGGGGGAGCTGGTGGCGGACGAAGAGGTGGAAGACCTGCACCTTACAAAAGATCGGGAGGTGTGCCCGATGATAAATGGGATCATGACATGTACAGTGGAGGAGGTGGTGCAGGTCCAGTCAGGAGAACTGGTGGTGCCAG AGGCAATATTGGTGGAACTGGCAAACTTCTGGTGAGCAATTTGGACTTCGGTGTGTCTGATCAAGATATTACAGAGCTATTTTCAGAATTTGGAGCCATGAGGAAATCTGCGATTCATTATGATAAATCAGGTCGTTCAATGGGATCAGCTGATGTTATCTTTGAAAGGAGGGCAGATGCAGTGAAG GCAATGCAACAGTACAACGGTGTTCCACTAGATGGACGTGCGATGGAGATCAGACTGGTCGATGGGTCAGGAAATGTGAGCGGTGGTACCAGGGCACAAGGTGGATTAGGTTCTCGTGTTGGCCCAAAAAATCAAG GTGGTGGACGTGGCGGCGGAGGAAGACGAGGTGGAGGAGGTGCTGGTCGTGGAAGGGGTAGAGGTGGTGGACGAGGAAGACAGGCAAAAGAGAATGTCTCTGCTGAAGAACTTGATAAACAACTTGATGACTACATTTCTAAAATGGAAACTGAATGA